Proteins from one Mucilaginibacter jinjuensis genomic window:
- a CDS encoding sigma-70 family RNA polymerase sigma factor, with amino-acid sequence MLTKHSMVYFAAQMDSGNAYFVITANDFESIFKENYTPLFHYVNSIVKDRDLAKDTLSDLFLNLWQQKDKLQIQQLKPYLFRAARNGALKSLNLSSQTAQFSDELFEIPTDTYNPLERFVAKQSIKIVQELIQKLPVARREMIELRLLGLKNYEIADIMDISEKKVEYNMREAIEHLSTMVHHGNFDKATIAGGLMLLTIILHFPS; translated from the coding sequence TTGTTGACTAAACATAGCATGGTTTATTTTGCTGCCCAGATGGATTCGGGAAATGCATACTTTGTAATAACAGCAAATGATTTTGAAAGCATTTTCAAAGAAAACTATACACCGCTGTTTCATTACGTTAACTCCATCGTGAAAGACCGCGATCTGGCTAAAGACACATTATCCGATCTTTTCCTGAATCTTTGGCAACAGAAAGACAAGTTACAGATACAGCAACTCAAGCCTTACCTGTTTCGTGCTGCACGAAATGGTGCATTGAAATCATTGAATCTTTCGAGTCAAACCGCACAATTCTCTGACGAGTTGTTTGAAATCCCTACAGACACTTACAATCCGTTAGAGCGATTTGTAGCCAAGCAGTCCATCAAAATTGTTCAGGAGCTTATCCAAAAATTACCAGTGGCGCGCCGTGAAATGATCGAACTTCGTTTACTCGGCCTCAAAAATTATGAGATTGCCGATATTATGGATATATCTGAAAAGAAAGTAGAATACAATATGCGCGAAGCCATTGAACATTTAAGCACAATGGTACATCACGGTAATTTCGATAAAGCAACCATCGCCGGTGGGCTGATGTTGCTCACTATCATTCTGCACTTCCCCTCTTAA